A window of Pirellula sp. SH-Sr6A contains these coding sequences:
- a CDS encoding 3-hydroxyacyl-ACP dehydratase FabZ family protein, translated as MRWFWIDRFTEFVRDKRACAIKNISFGEEPLDDYQPGHPHYPHSLMIEGMAQTGGLLVSEPGGFRTKTVLAKVSKAVFHRLVVPGDQIHFEAVIQDKQPTGAIIEGTIRVGGEIIAELELWFAFLDERFGESALFPPEDLLRTLRILKMFDVAVDQNGNRIGPPAHMIEAEKEAAKAFARSAD; from the coding sequence ATGCGTTGGTTTTGGATCGACCGGTTTACAGAGTTCGTGCGCGACAAGCGGGCTTGCGCGATCAAGAACATTTCCTTTGGTGAGGAGCCGCTGGACGATTACCAGCCAGGCCATCCGCACTACCCCCATTCGCTCATGATAGAGGGGATGGCGCAGACGGGTGGGCTATTGGTATCGGAGCCTGGTGGATTCAGAACGAAAACGGTTCTCGCTAAGGTTTCGAAAGCCGTGTTCCACCGCTTGGTCGTGCCCGGCGACCAAATCCACTTCGAGGCCGTCATCCAAGATAAGCAACCGACGGGTGCGATTATCGAAGGGACGATTCGAGTCGGAGGTGAAATCATCGCGGAACTGGAACTTTGGTTTGCATTTCTGGATGAGCGATTTGGGGAGTCCGCGCTATTCCCCCCGGAAGATCTGCTCCGAACACTTCGCATTCTGAAAATGTTCGACGTTGCTGTCGACCAGAACGGCAATAGAATAGGACCTCCAGCCCATATGATCGAGGCGGAGAAAGAGGCGGCAAAAGCATTCGCCCGATCGGCTGATTAG
- a CDS encoding acyl carrier protein: MPVSEEVFTKVQAALTDALGVDDSEVTEDATLVGDLGAESIDFLDIVFKLEKAFGIKIATEDLFPKDILTDSQYVQDGKVTASGLAELKKRMAWADLSKFEQNPRVQDFGNLLTVSDLCRYVESKVAA; this comes from the coding sequence ATGCCAGTGAGTGAAGAAGTCTTTACCAAAGTCCAGGCCGCGCTGACCGATGCGCTCGGAGTCGATGATTCCGAAGTGACCGAAGACGCGACATTGGTGGGAGATTTGGGAGCGGAATCGATCGACTTCCTCGATATCGTTTTCAAGCTTGAGAAGGCGTTTGGGATCAAGATCGCAACGGAAGATCTTTTCCCCAAGGACATTCTCACCGACAGTCAATATGTTCAAGACGGCAAGGTGACCGCATCGGGTCTCGCCGAACTCAAGAAGCGGATGGCTTGGGCCGACCTTTCCAAGTTCGAGCAAAATCCTCGCGTCCAAGACTTCGGTAATTTGCTGACCGTCAGCGATCTGTGCCGATACGTCGAATCCAAGGTTGCAGCGTAA
- a CDS encoding sensor histidine kinase — translation MQNQELSTTAPLPASSTQRHEDASSAIWLEELQSRLMQVERLAAVGELTSTTTHEFNNLLMTIINYAKMGLRYKDEPTREKAFTRILDAANRGAKITSTVLGLSRSRPNDLELCQLGQLVEDTLVLLEREMQKYRIYVEMQLDEVPPVFASPSQIQRLLLNLLTNARQAIGENGTIRIKLALDKKTNSVALTIRDSGCGIPPEQLPRIFEAFYTTKKGPDETGKGGTGLGLSVCREIVENHKGRIRVESTVGKGTAFSIRIPVAETTPEMDAPQGFSEAYGAEA, via the coding sequence ATGCAAAATCAAGAGCTCTCCACCACCGCCCCCCTGCCAGCTTCTTCGACGCAGCGCCACGAGGATGCTTCGTCTGCGATTTGGCTCGAGGAACTGCAATCGCGTCTCATGCAAGTCGAGCGATTGGCGGCCGTCGGGGAACTGACGAGCACCACCACGCACGAGTTCAACAACCTGCTCATGACCATCATCAACTACGCGAAGATGGGATTGCGTTACAAAGATGAGCCGACTCGCGAAAAGGCGTTTACTCGGATCCTGGACGCAGCCAACCGAGGTGCCAAAATCACGTCCACCGTCCTCGGCCTCTCGCGCAGTCGCCCCAACGACCTAGAGCTTTGCCAACTCGGGCAACTCGTCGAAGACACGTTGGTCCTTCTCGAACGCGAGATGCAGAAGTACCGCATCTATGTCGAGATGCAATTGGACGAGGTACCTCCCGTCTTCGCGTCTCCAAGCCAAATCCAGCGTCTGCTGCTGAATCTGCTCACCAATGCCAGGCAAGCGATCGGCGAGAACGGAACGATCCGTATCAAGCTAGCTTTGGACAAGAAAACGAACTCGGTCGCGTTGACAATCCGCGACTCCGGCTGCGGGATTCCACCTGAACAACTGCCGAGAATTTTCGAAGCCTTTTACACCACCAAAAAAGGCCCCGATGAAACGGGCAAAGGGGGAACAGGGCTGGGGCTGAGTGTCTGCCGCGAGATCGTGGAGAACCACAAAGGTCGCATCCGGGTAGAAAGCACCGTCGGGAAGGGGACCGCTTTCTCCATCCGCATTCCGGTCGCGGAAACGACGCCGGAAATGGACGCTCCGCAAGGTTTCAGCGAAGCCTATGGCGCCGAGGCTTAG
- a CDS encoding DUF1501 domain-containing protein: protein MIHPLFEEYVRSETRRQFFRRGGNAVGLAALASLGLPVGQSFGEDAPVTGGLPMLPHFAPKAKRVIYMHMVGGPSQMDLFDYKPQMNDWYDKDLPESIRNGQRLTTMTSGQSRFPIAPSKYKFAQYGQSGMWVSELLPETAKVVDDMCFVRSMHTEAINHEPAITYMQTGNMVTGRPCMGAWVSYGLGSMNNNLPTFVVLVAQPSNTEQIQAISARLWSSGVLPGEHAGVSFRSSGDPILYINNPAGVPMDVRRKTLDGLKQLNEMNFRAVGDPEIHTRIQQYELAFRMQSSVPELTSIANEPESTFELYGEDAKKPGTYANTVLLARRMVERDVRFVQVYLNNWDHHGNVAKRLPSQCKDVDRATYGLITDLKARGLLDSTLLIWGGEFGRTIYSQGGLTKDNYGRDHHPRCFTMWMAGGGIKPGMIYGETDDFSYNIVKDPVHIRDFHATVLHLLGVDHERFTFKNQGLDLKLTGVEPARIVKEILA, encoded by the coding sequence ATGATTCATCCGCTGTTTGAGGAATACGTTCGCAGCGAAACGCGACGCCAATTTTTTCGACGAGGCGGCAATGCGGTGGGACTCGCAGCGCTCGCATCGCTAGGGCTCCCGGTCGGCCAATCGTTCGGGGAGGATGCTCCCGTGACGGGTGGATTGCCGATGCTCCCCCACTTCGCCCCCAAAGCGAAACGGGTCATCTATATGCACATGGTCGGTGGTCCGTCGCAGATGGATCTCTTCGACTACAAACCTCAGATGAATGATTGGTACGACAAAGACTTGCCCGAGTCCATTCGCAATGGACAACGGTTGACGACGATGACGAGCGGACAGTCCCGCTTTCCCATCGCTCCTTCCAAATACAAGTTCGCGCAGTACGGACAGTCTGGCATGTGGGTTTCGGAGCTACTCCCCGAGACGGCGAAAGTGGTCGACGATATGTGCTTCGTGCGATCCATGCACACCGAGGCCATCAACCATGAGCCCGCCATCACCTACATGCAAACCGGCAACATGGTCACTGGCCGCCCCTGCATGGGAGCTTGGGTTTCCTACGGCTTGGGTTCGATGAACAACAACCTACCCACGTTCGTCGTGTTGGTGGCACAACCTAGCAATACCGAGCAGATCCAAGCCATCTCGGCGCGGCTATGGTCATCGGGGGTACTGCCTGGAGAGCATGCGGGAGTGAGCTTCCGTTCGTCCGGCGACCCGATCCTCTACATCAACAATCCGGCCGGTGTGCCGATGGATGTCCGCCGCAAAACCTTGGACGGATTGAAGCAGCTCAACGAAATGAATTTTCGAGCTGTGGGCGATCCGGAAATCCATACCCGTATCCAACAGTACGAACTTGCGTTCCGCATGCAGTCGAGCGTCCCGGAACTAACCAGCATCGCGAACGAGCCCGAGAGCACGTTTGAGCTGTATGGTGAAGACGCCAAGAAGCCGGGCACCTATGCCAACACCGTTCTTCTCGCTCGGCGCATGGTCGAACGCGACGTACGATTCGTTCAAGTCTACTTGAACAACTGGGATCACCACGGGAATGTAGCGAAACGTTTACCGTCGCAGTGCAAAGATGTCGATCGCGCCACCTACGGATTGATCACCGATCTCAAGGCCCGGGGATTGCTCGATTCGACCCTCCTCATTTGGGGCGGAGAATTTGGTCGAACCATTTATTCGCAAGGTGGACTCACCAAAGACAACTATGGACGGGATCACCATCCTCGCTGCTTCACCATGTGGATGGCGGGTGGAGGGATCAAGCCGGGGATGATTTACGGTGAGACCGACGACTTTTCGTACAACATTGTGAAGGATCCCGTTCACATCCGCGATTTCCACGCCACGGTTCTCCATCTGCTCGGCGTCGACCACGAGCGATTCACCTTTAAGAACCAAGGGTTGGATTTGAAATTGACGGGAGTCGAGCCAGCGAGAATCGTGAAAGAGATTCTCGCCTAA
- a CDS encoding DUF1553 domain-containing protein produces the protein MASEARWIESVHQGVYRRTPLSQEAALAAGYIGPKAWEVRDVFPSLPVGDLERDQPFTVALWVKPTNNQNGSLIARMDEANGHRGWDIWMENGTVGMHLIHKWPEDALKAVSKPKLPANRWSHVAVSYDGSSKIEGLKIFINGNEVDRTIQSKTLTATTRTEVPLTIGRRHTSAPADKAVIQDIRIYRSVVPADAIAELKSKSRRDFLLAKSERSDAEREELFSHYLATRDEESIRLNNERNQLVAEQNAIRQRGTIAHVMHEADSAPMAHVLTRGDYDKRGTEVQPAVPAVLPPMAEGLPKNRLGFAKWLLQPDHPLTARVTVNRFWQEVFGNGLVPSAGDFGITGQLPTHPELLDYLAVHFQEDGWNIRNYFRLIVTSSTYRQTASVSPEKLARDPSNKLLARGPRFRMDAEMIRDTALATSGLLVSKIGGPSVKPYQPPGVWEAVAMPESNTRNYVADKGEGLYRRSIYTFLKRAAPPANMEVFNATAREVCTIRRERTNTPLQALVTLNDTQFVEAARVLANKVLKEPGAGAEVSSRVQWIAERLVGRPLRAEEVQVVQGSYQELLSFYQTNSELATQLLQVGESKNEESVPPAELAAWTMLCNELMNLDEVITK, from the coding sequence GTGGCTTCCGAGGCGCGATGGATCGAGAGCGTTCACCAAGGTGTCTACCGACGGACGCCCCTGAGCCAAGAGGCCGCTCTCGCCGCAGGTTACATCGGCCCCAAAGCGTGGGAAGTGCGGGATGTCTTTCCATCCCTGCCAGTGGGGGACTTGGAACGAGATCAACCGTTTACGGTCGCGTTATGGGTCAAGCCAACCAATAACCAAAATGGTTCGTTGATCGCCCGGATGGATGAGGCCAACGGCCATCGAGGCTGGGATATCTGGATGGAAAACGGCACCGTGGGGATGCATTTGATCCACAAGTGGCCCGAGGACGCCCTTAAAGCGGTCTCCAAACCGAAGCTCCCGGCCAACCGATGGAGCCACGTCGCAGTGAGCTACGATGGCTCCTCGAAAATCGAAGGACTAAAGATCTTCATCAACGGAAATGAAGTCGATCGCACCATTCAATCCAAGACACTCACTGCGACCACGCGCACCGAAGTCCCCCTCACGATCGGACGCCGCCATACCAGCGCGCCTGCGGATAAGGCTGTCATCCAGGACATTCGAATCTATCGTTCGGTCGTTCCGGCGGACGCGATCGCCGAGTTGAAATCGAAGTCGCGGCGAGATTTCTTACTGGCCAAGTCCGAGCGATCGGATGCCGAGAGGGAAGAACTCTTCAGCCATTACTTGGCCACGCGCGACGAAGAATCGATTCGACTCAACAACGAGCGCAACCAATTGGTCGCCGAGCAAAATGCCATTCGGCAGCGAGGAACCATCGCTCACGTCATGCACGAAGCGGACTCGGCTCCCATGGCTCATGTGCTGACCCGGGGAGATTACGACAAACGGGGAACCGAAGTCCAACCGGCAGTCCCGGCCGTGTTGCCACCGATGGCGGAGGGACTGCCTAAGAACCGTTTGGGTTTTGCGAAATGGCTGCTGCAGCCCGATCATCCGCTGACCGCGAGGGTCACCGTGAATCGTTTTTGGCAAGAAGTCTTCGGAAACGGCTTGGTCCCCTCCGCTGGGGACTTTGGCATCACCGGGCAGCTCCCCACCCATCCGGAACTCCTCGATTACTTGGCCGTCCACTTCCAAGAAGACGGCTGGAACATCAGGAACTACTTCCGGTTGATCGTCACGAGTTCGACCTATCGCCAAACCGCCAGCGTTTCTCCTGAAAAACTGGCTCGGGATCCTTCCAACAAACTGCTCGCTCGCGGGCCTCGATTCCGAATGGATGCCGAGATGATCCGCGACACCGCCTTGGCGACGAGCGGACTGCTCGTGTCGAAGATCGGTGGTCCGAGCGTGAAGCCCTATCAACCCCCGGGAGTATGGGAAGCGGTCGCCATGCCGGAGAGCAACACGCGAAACTATGTGGCAGACAAAGGGGAGGGTTTGTATCGAAGAAGCATCTACACATTCCTCAAACGAGCCGCGCCACCCGCCAATATGGAAGTGTTCAATGCGACCGCTCGCGAGGTATGTACGATCCGACGAGAACGAACCAACACTCCCCTTCAAGCGCTCGTTACGTTGAATGACACGCAGTTTGTGGAAGCAGCCCGCGTCCTGGCCAACAAGGTCTTGAAAGAGCCAGGGGCCGGCGCGGAGGTCTCGTCACGCGTTCAATGGATTGCCGAGCGGCTGGTTGGCCGACCGCTTCGAGCCGAAGAGGTGCAAGTGGTCCAGGGCAGCTATCAAGAACTCTTGAGCTTCTACCAGACCAATTCGGAGCTAGCCACCCAGTTGCTGCAGGTGGGCGAATCGAAGAACGAGGAGTCGGTGCCCCCCGCGGAGTTAGCGGCTTGGACCATGCTTTGCAATGAACTGATGAACTTGGACGAAGTGATCACCAAGTGA